Proteins encoded by one window of Salmonirosea aquatica:
- a CDS encoding xanthine dehydrogenase family protein molybdopterin-binding subunit → MKETAYNPQFSRRKFISSLGCLTIGFSLTKPIWAEAGDPMLEETLPGSLRRQPRVDAWLEVLADGRLRVLTGKMELGQGIRTAIAQVAAEELDLDLDQAEVHLAETERTPNEGYTAGSGSMENSAMSVRYAAAYARQQLLDLAAQRLKTTPEQLTMANGKIGLKGQKQTLTFAQLLNGAQLEGEVKLPVKLKSPATYRYVGKAIPRTDIAKMVRAEAMYVQDIRLPGMVHARVIRPPSYQARLQSFDEKGFAEKVPGLMKTVVNGTFLAVVAADEYQAIRAREVARQYARWTDSPAALPEGEDLEAHIKKLPVRSQKVKEQGTLDGFDQTGGQVVKTSYFKPYQMHGSIGPSCGVALYQEGTLHVWSHSQGIYPFRDALAKMLDMAPEKVHVTGVPGSGCYGHNGADDAATDAALVAMALPGTPVRLQWMREDEHAWEPYGSAMCMEVEARLDAKGKISHWRYNVWSDSHSSRPGGNPGNLLAAWHLPKPFTQPAMGYFGGGFRNSEPYYDIPNQRIDTHAFEGPLRVSSLRSLGAYANIFALESFMDELAEKAQKDPIAFRLAHSTDERAISVIQKLQQMIQKEKVGKNEGIGVAFARYKNVASYCAVAAKVTVDKNSGAVKVLRMWAALDAGEVINLDGIINQTEGCLIQAASWTLKEEVGFDKQHISTRDWTSYPILRYSDVPTVEVAVISHPELDPLGAGEAAQVPTAAAIGNAIYRACGKRIRRLPVDAKEVMG, encoded by the coding sequence ATGAAAGAAACAGCCTATAACCCCCAGTTCTCACGCCGCAAATTCATCAGCAGCCTCGGCTGCCTGACCATCGGTTTTTCCCTGACCAAACCTATTTGGGCAGAAGCCGGAGACCCAATGCTGGAAGAAACCTTGCCGGGAAGTCTTCGCCGTCAGCCGCGCGTCGATGCCTGGCTGGAAGTGCTGGCCGACGGACGGTTGCGCGTGCTGACGGGCAAAATGGAACTGGGCCAGGGGATCCGCACGGCCATCGCGCAGGTAGCCGCTGAAGAACTGGATCTGGATCTGGATCAGGCGGAGGTACACCTGGCCGAAACGGAGCGTACCCCCAACGAAGGCTACACGGCCGGGAGCGGATCGATGGAAAACAGCGCGATGTCGGTGCGGTACGCGGCGGCCTACGCCCGCCAACAACTGCTTGACCTGGCCGCGCAACGTTTGAAAACCACACCCGAACAATTGACCATGGCCAACGGGAAAATCGGCCTGAAAGGACAAAAGCAGACCCTCACTTTTGCGCAACTGCTCAACGGTGCTCAACTGGAAGGCGAAGTCAAACTGCCCGTAAAACTCAAATCGCCCGCTACCTACCGCTACGTGGGCAAGGCCATACCCCGCACCGACATCGCCAAAATGGTGCGCGCGGAGGCGATGTACGTGCAGGACATCCGGCTGCCGGGCATGGTGCATGCCCGGGTGATACGGCCGCCGTCGTACCAGGCTCGGCTACAATCTTTTGACGAAAAAGGGTTTGCCGAAAAGGTACCGGGGCTGATGAAAACCGTTGTCAATGGTACCTTCCTGGCGGTAGTAGCAGCCGATGAATACCAGGCAATTCGGGCGCGTGAGGTCGCCCGACAGTATGCCCGCTGGACCGATAGCCCGGCGGCACTTCCGGAAGGGGAAGATCTGGAAGCGCATATTAAGAAATTGCCCGTTCGCAGCCAGAAAGTAAAGGAACAGGGTACCCTGGATGGTTTTGATCAAACCGGGGGACAGGTAGTGAAAACCAGCTACTTCAAACCCTACCAGATGCACGGCTCCATCGGACCCTCGTGCGGCGTAGCTTTGTACCAAGAGGGTACCTTGCACGTGTGGTCGCACAGTCAGGGTATCTACCCCTTTCGGGACGCGCTGGCTAAAATGCTGGATATGGCTCCCGAAAAAGTACACGTGACAGGGGTACCCGGCTCGGGCTGTTACGGCCATAACGGGGCCGACGATGCCGCCACGGATGCTGCATTGGTGGCCATGGCCTTGCCAGGTACCCCCGTGCGGCTGCAATGGATGCGGGAGGATGAACACGCCTGGGAACCTTACGGCAGCGCGATGTGCATGGAGGTCGAGGCCCGGCTGGATGCCAAGGGCAAAATTTCACACTGGCGTTACAACGTTTGGTCCGATTCGCACAGTAGCCGTCCCGGCGGCAATCCGGGCAATCTGTTGGCCGCCTGGCATTTGCCCAAGCCTTTTACCCAGCCAGCCATGGGCTATTTTGGGGGCGGCTTCCGTAACTCCGAGCCTTACTACGATATTCCCAATCAGCGGATTGACACCCACGCATTCGAAGGACCGCTGCGGGTGTCTTCCCTGCGGAGCCTGGGAGCCTATGCCAATATTTTCGCGCTGGAGTCCTTTATGGACGAATTGGCGGAAAAAGCCCAGAAAGACCCCATTGCCTTCCGGCTGGCGCATTCCACCGATGAGCGTGCCATCTCTGTGATACAGAAATTGCAGCAGATGATTCAGAAAGAGAAGGTAGGTAAGAATGAAGGCATCGGCGTAGCTTTCGCGCGCTACAAGAATGTGGCCAGTTATTGCGCCGTGGCCGCCAAGGTAACGGTCGATAAGAATTCGGGCGCGGTGAAGGTACTGCGTATGTGGGCGGCGCTCGATGCGGGAGAAGTCATCAATTTGGATGGGATCATCAATCAAACCGAAGGCTGCCTGATCCAAGCCGCCAGCTGGACTTTGAAAGAGGAGGTAGGTTTTGATAAACAACACATCAGCACCCGCGACTGGACTTCGTACCCTATTCTGCGATACAGCGACGTACCTACTGTGGAGGTGGCGGTCATCAGCCATCCCGAACTTGACCCGCTGGGAGCGGGCGAGGCGGCCCAGGTACCTACCGCAGCCGCGATCGGTAATGCCATTTATCGCGCCTGCGGCAAACGAATCCGGCGTTTGCCGGTCGATGCGAAGGAAGTAATGGGTTAA
- a CDS encoding APC family permease — translation MESTHHKKLNEIAATAICGNDITSSCLYVSSLAILYAGQYAWIALLIVALVLFLFRKIYGEVVGALPLNGGAYNVLLNTTTKSNASVAACLTILSYMATAVISASEAMHYLHDIIPSVNIILFTAILITVFLLLVMSGISESSVVAIIIFVLHITAMLTLIISGIWYISQNGLQVASFNFKAPLNGGFATALFLGFSTAMLGISGFESSANFVEEQKQGVFPKTLRNMWIAVSVINPLMALTAVMVLPLADVSNHQEALLSHLGQNTGGDWLATFISVDAVLVLSGALLTSYVGVNGLIKRMALDRILPQFLLKENKKGSSPRILILFYLLCLSVLFITNGELGPLAGVYTISFLLVMVYFGFGNFLLKSKRSRLPRPERATIFSVAIAILAVVIALYGNIIMHPDYLIVFLQYFVPSILVIILLLNRNEILKLLLVLVNSFFTTLKHIAAASRLQLSRHIRKLTEQEFVYFTKGDDISILNKVMMYVQENEITKKLKIVTVLKEGDEVASEFFQDLDVLDRAYPDIKIEYIQLRGTFGPQIIEKLSKEWEIPINFMFISSPSDRFTHRVSDLGGVRLII, via the coding sequence ATGGAATCTACCCATCACAAGAAACTGAATGAGATAGCCGCTACGGCTATCTGTGGCAACGACATTACCTCCTCCTGTCTATACGTTTCATCGCTGGCCATTTTGTACGCCGGGCAGTATGCCTGGATCGCGCTACTGATCGTCGCGTTGGTGCTGTTTTTGTTCCGCAAAATCTACGGAGAAGTAGTCGGCGCTCTACCACTCAACGGGGGTGCATACAATGTACTGCTCAACACCACCACCAAGAGCAATGCCTCCGTGGCGGCCTGCCTCACCATTTTGTCCTATATGGCCACGGCCGTAATATCGGCCAGCGAAGCCATGCATTATCTGCACGATATCATCCCGTCGGTCAATATCATTCTCTTCACTGCGATTCTTATCACCGTATTTCTCCTGCTGGTTATGTCGGGCATTAGTGAGTCGTCGGTGGTCGCTATCATCATTTTTGTCCTGCACATCACAGCCATGCTTACTTTAATTATAAGCGGCATCTGGTACATTTCGCAGAACGGACTACAGGTGGCATCCTTTAATTTTAAGGCCCCACTCAATGGCGGTTTTGCCACTGCCTTATTTCTAGGATTCAGTACGGCCATGCTGGGGATCAGTGGTTTCGAGAGTTCGGCCAACTTCGTGGAAGAGCAAAAGCAGGGGGTATTTCCCAAAACACTGCGCAACATGTGGATCGCCGTGTCGGTAATCAACCCCCTCATGGCACTCACCGCCGTCATGGTACTTCCGCTTGCCGACGTTTCCAATCACCAGGAAGCTTTGCTATCCCATTTGGGACAAAACACGGGCGGCGACTGGTTGGCTACGTTCATCTCAGTGGATGCTGTGCTGGTACTGAGTGGAGCATTGCTCACCTCCTACGTGGGAGTAAACGGATTGATCAAGCGGATGGCACTCGATCGCATTCTGCCGCAATTTCTGTTGAAAGAGAACAAAAAAGGTAGTTCGCCACGGATCTTGATTCTCTTCTACCTGCTTTGCCTGTCGGTGCTGTTCATTACCAACGGCGAGCTGGGCCCGCTGGCGGGCGTATATACCATTTCCTTTCTGCTGGTGATGGTATATTTTGGCTTTGGGAATTTCTTACTGAAAAGCAAGCGTAGCCGCCTACCCCGCCCTGAGCGTGCCACGATCTTTTCGGTGGCTATTGCCATCCTGGCCGTGGTGATCGCTTTGTACGGCAACATCATCATGCACCCCGACTACTTGATTGTCTTTTTACAGTATTTCGTTCCTTCCATTCTGGTTATCATTCTGTTGCTCAACCGCAACGAGATTTTAAAACTCCTTCTGGTACTGGTCAACAGTTTTTTCACCACCCTGAAACACATAGCTGCCGCCAGTCGGTTGCAGCTTTCGCGGCATATCCGGAAACTGACCGAACAGGAGTTTGTATACTTCACTAAGGGAGACGACATTTCCATCTTGAACAAAGTGATGATGTATGTGCAGGAAAATGAAATCACGAAAAAACTAAAGATCGTCACCGTTTTGAAAGAAGGAGACGAGGTAGCCAGTGAATTTTTTCAGGATTTGGATGTACTGGACCGGGCCTATCCCGATATCAAGATTGAGTACATTCAGCTGCGGGGTACCTTCGGCCCCCAAATCATTGAGAAACTGAGTAAAGAATGGGAGATTCCCATCAATTTTATGTTCATCAGCTCCCCCAGCGACCGCTTCACGCACCGCGTATCCGACTTGGGGGGCGTTCGGCTGATTATTTAA
- a CDS encoding response regulator: MNVLKILIIENELLVALDIRVTLESAGHSVTGIARDAKEAQRLVRDDPPDLAIVDITLDKRDKSGIEIMQILLTQHWMPFIYLTSHDDDITMEKASATQPSAYLLKPYRPEELLIQIKLAHSNFTRLTSPSQYSPSDSLFLPFDNGHEQVSAKNILFLEAKGSCVNVHMLGYKKPRMIGMTLGNLAQHFPTLNFFRLSRSLFINLDHLKRIERTTIQLGEERLAVDISEANRKELLKRIRVVRTK; encoded by the coding sequence ATGAACGTTCTCAAAATACTCATCATCGAAAACGAACTATTAGTGGCTCTCGATATCAGAGTAACTCTGGAAAGTGCTGGGCACTCGGTTACGGGTATTGCAAGAGATGCCAAAGAAGCTCAACGGCTGGTACGGGATGATCCGCCCGATCTGGCTATTGTTGATATTACACTAGACAAAAGGGACAAATCAGGTATTGAAATCATGCAGATTTTGCTTACACAACATTGGATGCCTTTCATTTATCTGACCTCTCATGACGATGACATTACCATGGAGAAAGCAAGTGCCACACAACCCTCGGCTTACTTGTTAAAGCCTTATCGGCCTGAAGAACTTTTGATTCAGATCAAATTGGCTCATTCTAATTTTACAAGGCTGACTTCGCCAAGTCAATATTCCCCTTCTGATTCACTTTTTCTACCCTTTGATAATGGTCATGAGCAGGTTTCGGCGAAAAATATCCTGTTTTTGGAAGCTAAAGGGTCCTGTGTCAACGTACATATGCTGGGCTACAAGAAACCCCGCATGATTGGAATGACACTGGGCAATTTGGCGCAGCATTTCCCTACTCTCAACTTTTTTCGACTTTCCCGTTCTTTGTTCATTAACTTGGATCATCTCAAAAGGATCGAACGTACCACTATCCAGTTAGGAGAAGAACGGCTCGCCGTCGATATTTCAGAAGCTAACAGGAAGGAATTATTAAAGAGAATCCGGGTGGTGCGGACCAAATGA
- a CDS encoding sensor histidine kinase, with translation MLSRSVFLLLFGLALPGVAQSVFPLIAEKRQYAEEVEKEARAKGDTLLLAEAYYLYGKMYAFAGDHAASKTSFLKSLRLLEPRGDSYELGRLYIRLSENSQQIAHSQDEILYAYRAKTIFERIHSLKGQVLANATLARVYERLHPNRFKNGLPDSALIYLRKAESFTRQLRDSLGLAVTYMQIGELFLFRNDPRAVPYLEESLRWLNLKPNLRDQLNTTLLLGRAHLNAGRNEKALAKIKEAAKLYKDNHLNDHVLAATLDRAMIAYYEKTNQWRLAYERFGDLYEKETVQFASERDGVLARLQIEYDTEKKENKLKEQAMELSLTTQSLRFQRIIAISSLLLFLITGVSSILFFRLFRKNQRISQQNQYLVQEQKHRAQNNLQVLSSLFNMQARLVTDPGSKRTMEENRLRVQSMALIQRKLDEDTQSDAIDLPLFIPELTTGILNAFGFSQIEVRFTIDPIVLGTDQAVPIGLILNELITNACKYAFPDNPDPVLTIVCRRISEKIGLKIMDNGPGLPDYYPIDTPIRKSKKDSFGMQLIRILVEQVRGSYSFDSSKGTLFNMHFISQSVS, from the coding sequence ATGCTCAGTCGGTCTGTTTTCCTGCTCCTGTTCGGGCTAGCGCTGCCAGGCGTAGCGCAGTCTGTTTTTCCACTGATTGCTGAAAAGAGGCAGTACGCTGAGGAAGTGGAAAAGGAAGCCCGCGCCAAAGGCGACACCCTGCTGCTGGCCGAAGCATACTATCTCTACGGTAAAATGTACGCCTTCGCCGGCGACCACGCAGCTTCCAAGACTTCCTTCCTCAAATCGCTGCGTCTGCTCGAACCCCGTGGCGATTCTTACGAGTTGGGTCGGCTATACATAAGACTTTCCGAAAATTCCCAACAAATAGCGCACTCCCAGGACGAAATCCTTTACGCCTACCGGGCCAAGACAATCTTCGAACGGATTCATTCCTTAAAAGGACAGGTACTGGCCAACGCCACACTGGCTAGGGTATATGAGCGCTTACATCCCAATCGTTTCAAGAATGGTCTGCCTGACAGTGCCTTAATTTATCTCAGAAAAGCCGAATCATTTACCCGTCAGCTCAGAGATTCGTTGGGCTTAGCTGTCACTTATATGCAGATTGGGGAGTTATTTCTGTTCCGCAACGACCCGCGGGCTGTGCCTTACTTAGAAGAGTCATTGCGATGGCTCAACTTGAAGCCTAATCTTAGAGATCAGCTCAACACTACTCTCCTGTTGGGCCGCGCCCACCTTAACGCGGGCCGGAACGAGAAAGCGCTGGCCAAAATAAAGGAAGCTGCAAAACTTTATAAGGACAACCACCTCAACGACCACGTGCTAGCCGCTACACTGGACCGGGCCATGATCGCCTACTACGAAAAAACCAACCAATGGCGGCTTGCCTACGAGCGGTTTGGGGATTTGTACGAGAAGGAAACTGTACAGTTCGCTTCCGAACGCGACGGAGTCCTGGCCCGGCTTCAGATCGAGTACGATACCGAGAAAAAAGAAAATAAATTAAAGGAGCAGGCCATGGAATTAAGCCTTACAACTCAAAGTCTGCGTTTTCAACGAATCATAGCCATCAGCAGCTTGCTCCTATTTCTGATTACCGGTGTATCGAGTATTCTGTTTTTTCGACTTTTCCGTAAAAATCAAAGGATTAGTCAGCAGAACCAGTACTTGGTACAGGAGCAGAAGCATCGGGCTCAAAACAACCTTCAGGTTCTTTCGAGCCTGTTCAATATGCAGGCCCGGCTCGTAACTGACCCCGGCTCTAAGCGTACTATGGAAGAGAATCGGCTACGCGTTCAATCCATGGCTCTGATCCAGCGCAAGCTCGATGAAGATACTCAGTCAGATGCTATCGACCTACCCCTATTCATACCTGAACTCACAACGGGTATTCTTAACGCCTTCGGTTTTTCTCAGATTGAAGTCCGGTTTACAATTGACCCGATAGTATTGGGCACCGACCAGGCCGTACCAATAGGATTGATCCTGAACGAACTGATTACTAATGCCTGCAAATACGCTTTTCCTGATAATCCTGATCCAGTTCTGACCATAGTATGCCGACGTATTAGCGAAAAAATTGGCTTGAAGATAATGGATAATGGCCCCGGTCTGCCCGACTATTATCCTATTGATACGCCTATTCGTAAGTCCAAGAAGGATTCATTCGGTATGCAGCTAATCCGGATACTGGTGGAACAGGTCCGGGGCAGCTATTCGTTTGATTCATCCAAAGGCACCTTATTCAACATGCATTTTATCAGCCAGTCAGTGTCATGA
- a CDS encoding LytTR family transcriptional regulator DNA-binding domain-containing protein: MEKNFTPPLLVLSLSTPTTSVPIGAYEYARPADILYCQGDRNYSHVHLTNGRRVIVSLTLSILEARLAHGKFLRANRSNLLNMHHIKSYDGLRITLINGITVEVARRRRREVRVSLRLFSEKFYLKKKRCA, from the coding sequence ATGGAAAAAAACTTTACCCCTCCTCTTCTTGTACTCTCGCTCTCTACCCCAACCACCAGTGTGCCCATTGGTGCGTATGAGTACGCGCGTCCTGCTGATATACTCTATTGTCAGGGCGACCGTAACTACTCCCACGTTCACCTGACCAACGGTCGCCGTGTCATCGTCTCACTCACGTTATCGATATTGGAGGCACGGCTGGCCCACGGCAAATTTCTCCGTGCCAACCGGAGTAATTTGCTCAATATGCACCATATCAAAAGCTATGACGGCCTGCGTATCACCCTTATCAACGGCATCACCGTGGAAGTGGCCCGGCGGCGGCGGCGGGAAGTGCGGGTGTCTCTCCGACTGTTTTCAGAGAAGTTTTATTTAAAGAAAAAGCGTTGCGCGTGA
- a CDS encoding immunoglobulin domain-containing protein, with the protein MKRIFTLVLLLASFGAFAQFVNGGFTPVSTAPRTQDQSHMTSDGTGGYVMVWRDLRDDPQNYNNGDIYIQRFDANGNMLWANNGLAVCTAVETQDNPQVVLCKTSTTQPRILVIWQDYRAKVGNTSYTKIFCQAYDLNGNPQYAANGVEIADCNGVSFISPKAISALDGSRVLFVYNRRNSPDNNSNYYVQAANPDNGTQLFTGNGTLLGSGITSGSPSYLPSALIDSQNIQIVWGFYNSLGNGYGNHLYAQRINPSNGAKVWPTALVVTNSYDASSFDVKNDIVCWSDNRNYQNNGISNNDLFAQKINANGTLAWAANGKTVFVGPGHQTLPKISLNAFKESLITWEDGLPELKSQKLDSLGNRLFQADGMIVTSQGTGSGYPEIVEQPDGGAVITSVAEFTKLYVQRLSRDGRLLWGYNGHILGPLPSNIFTGGYLKAFPLLNGGAVIGLSGAYNIYSAKLNYCETPPTAPNVATQYVELNATATLTATGCSGVVNWYDTDHQQGVIVGTGPTFSFTANATATYYAECVLDQCASLTTGAGQARVIIRSVQSGAWNQASTWNCACVPEALDKVVVMPGHNVTLPDNYTAHARELRQEGTLQNSANSVLRLNE; encoded by the coding sequence ATGAAAAGAATCTTTACCCTTGTCCTGTTGCTGGCTTCGTTTGGCGCATTTGCTCAGTTTGTGAATGGCGGCTTTACACCTGTGAGTACAGCGCCAAGAACACAAGATCAATCCCATATGACCTCGGATGGGACGGGCGGATACGTCATGGTTTGGCGTGACCTTCGTGATGACCCCCAAAATTACAACAATGGCGATATTTACATTCAACGGTTCGATGCCAACGGAAATATGCTGTGGGCAAACAATGGCTTGGCTGTCTGTACCGCAGTCGAAACTCAGGATAACCCACAGGTGGTGCTTTGCAAGACGTCCACGACCCAGCCTCGTATTTTGGTGATTTGGCAGGATTACAGGGCCAAAGTGGGAAATACAAGTTATACTAAAATTTTCTGCCAAGCTTACGACCTTAACGGCAACCCGCAATACGCCGCTAATGGCGTGGAAATTGCCGACTGCAATGGGGTGAGCTTCATTAGCCCAAAGGCAATCTCTGCGCTGGATGGAAGCCGGGTTTTATTTGTATACAATCGTCGAAATAGCCCCGATAATAATTCTAATTATTACGTTCAGGCGGCCAATCCAGATAACGGAACCCAACTTTTCACCGGAAACGGAACGCTGCTTGGCTCGGGAATTACCAGCGGCTCTCCTTCTTACCTACCCTCAGCATTAATTGATAGCCAAAACATACAAATCGTCTGGGGATTTTATAATAGCCTAGGCAACGGTTATGGCAACCATCTGTACGCGCAACGCATCAATCCTAGTAACGGTGCAAAAGTATGGCCGACTGCTCTTGTAGTTACCAACAGCTACGATGCGAGTAGTTTCGATGTTAAGAATGACATTGTGTGCTGGTCGGACAACCGCAATTATCAAAACAACGGAATATCAAATAATGACCTGTTTGCTCAGAAAATCAATGCCAATGGTACTTTGGCTTGGGCTGCAAATGGCAAAACGGTGTTTGTAGGGCCAGGGCATCAAACATTACCAAAGATAAGCCTGAATGCTTTTAAAGAATCACTCATCACTTGGGAAGATGGCTTGCCAGAATTGAAATCTCAGAAACTTGATAGTCTTGGAAATAGGCTTTTCCAAGCTGATGGTATGATCGTGACTTCGCAAGGTACTGGAAGTGGCTATCCCGAAATTGTGGAGCAGCCTGATGGCGGAGCTGTCATCACGTCTGTGGCCGAATTTACGAAACTCTATGTTCAAAGATTGAGTCGTGACGGGAGACTACTTTGGGGCTACAATGGACATATTCTTGGCCCCCTTCCCAGCAATATATTTACTGGAGGCTACCTAAAGGCTTTCCCGCTGCTCAATGGAGGGGCAGTCATTGGGTTAAGTGGTGCTTACAATATCTACTCCGCCAAACTGAATTACTGCGAAACCCCGCCCACTGCTCCCAACGTGGCCACGCAGTACGTCGAACTCAACGCCACCGCCACCCTCACGGCTACGGGTTGCAGCGGCGTCGTCAACTGGTACGACACTGACCACCAGCAAGGTGTCATCGTCGGTACGGGCCCTACCTTCAGTTTCACAGCCAACGCTACGGCTACCTACTACGCCGAATGCGTGCTGGATCAGTGCGCCAGTCTCACCACCGGGGCCGGACAAGCCCGCGTCATCATCCGCTCGGTGCAGTCCGGCGCGTGGAACCAGGCCAGTACCTGGAACTGCGCCTGTGTTCCGGAAGCCTTAGATAAGGTCGTCGTCATGCCCGGCCACAACGTCACGCTGCCCGATAACTACACCGCCCACGCCCGCGAACTTCGGCAGGAGGGGACGTTGCAGAATAGTGCGAACTCGGTGCTACGGTTGAATGAGTAA
- a CDS encoding immunoglobulin domain-containing protein, translating into MKRILTLVLLLASFGAFAQFVNGGFTPVSTAVNEQQESAITSDGTGGYVMAWRDRRKGTGSADSSDIYVQRFDGNGNMLWATNGIPACTAPNVQQLPKVVLCKTSTNQPRIMVVWQDYRAKVGTTTYTKIFCQAFDLNGNPQYATNGVEVADCNGTNNIYPDAVPALNGSRVVFAYNRRYDPDAYGNYFVQAINPDNGTTLFTGNGTRLASGIDMFSRAILLSELEGTQHIQVAWAMLGASNTPGIFAQRINPSNGSKVWAANLAIQASGYGATSFELKGDIVAWSQEKVNSQTGTDIFAQKLNADGTAAWTTQGAAVYVGPGTQSAPKISRNAFGETFITWNNLYSQGNSQYELFVQKLDPFGNRLFGTDGQLLSSNTGNRLPNVLEQPDGGTISISMTGSNQNRLLVHRLSRDGRRLWGFNGREIGSAIGGYIWNGVLPLSLSGGGAVIGFNTSFGGDNVYAGKFNFCETPPAAPAVATQYVELGATATLTATGCNGTVNWYDTNHQQGVIVGTGPTFSFTANATATYYAECVLDQCASLTTGAGQARVIIRSVQSGAWDQPATWNCNCIPEALDQVVVMPGHSVTLPTSYTAHARELRQEGTLQNSANSELRLSY; encoded by the coding sequence ATGAAAAGAATTCTTACCCTCGTCCTGCTGCTGGCTTCGTTTGGCGCATTTGCCCAGTTTGTGAATGGTGGCTTCACGCCGGTGAGTACAGCCGTAAACGAACAGCAAGAATCCGCCATCACATCCGATGGCACGGGCGGCTACGTAATGGCCTGGCGGGACAGAAGAAAAGGAACGGGATCTGCCGATTCGAGCGACATCTACGTACAGCGCTTCGATGGGAACGGCAATATGCTATGGGCAACTAATGGAATTCCTGCTTGTACGGCTCCCAATGTTCAGCAACTTCCCAAAGTAGTGCTGTGCAAAACCTCCACCAATCAGCCCCGCATTATGGTGGTGTGGCAAGATTACCGTGCCAAAGTAGGAACTACGACTTATACTAAAATTTTCTGCCAAGCTTTCGACCTCAACGGCAACCCACAGTATGCCACCAATGGAGTTGAAGTAGCCGATTGCAACGGGACTAATAACATATATCCCGACGCCGTTCCGGCCCTGAATGGAAGCCGGGTGGTTTTTGCCTACAACCGGCGGTACGACCCGGACGCCTATGGCAATTATTTTGTGCAAGCCATCAATCCTGACAACGGAACGACGCTGTTTACTGGCAACGGAACGCGATTGGCTTCGGGTATCGATATGTTTAGCCGGGCTATCCTCTTATCAGAACTTGAAGGTACTCAGCACATACAAGTTGCATGGGCAATGTTAGGTGCTTCTAATACCCCCGGGATTTTCGCCCAGCGCATCAATCCGAGCAACGGCAGCAAGGTATGGGCTGCCAACCTGGCCATTCAGGCATCGGGCTACGGGGCCACTTCGTTCGAGCTGAAAGGGGACATCGTGGCGTGGTCGCAGGAGAAGGTCAACAGCCAGACCGGCACCGACATATTCGCCCAGAAGCTCAATGCTGACGGAACCGCCGCCTGGACTACGCAGGGGGCCGCTGTTTACGTCGGGCCGGGTACCCAATCTGCTCCCAAAATAAGCCGGAACGCCTTTGGCGAAACCTTCATCACCTGGAATAATCTGTATTCCCAGGGAAATAGCCAATACGAATTATTCGTCCAGAAACTTGATCCATTCGGAAACCGGCTTTTCGGAACCGACGGCCAATTACTCAGCTCCAATACGGGAAATCGTCTTCCTAATGTCTTAGAGCAGCCCGACGGGGGAACAATCAGTATATCCATGACTGGTTCAAATCAAAATCGTCTTTTAGTGCATCGGCTCAGCCGGGACGGACGTCGGCTTTGGGGCTTCAACGGTCGCGAAATTGGCTCGGCTATTGGTGGATATATCTGGAATGGTGTACTGCCTCTGTCGCTTTCGGGAGGCGGGGCGGTCATCGGTTTTAATACCTCTTTCGGAGGTGACAACGTTTACGCGGGCAAATTCAACTTCTGCGAAACGCCGCCCGCCGCCCCCGCCGTGGCCACGCAGTACGTCGAGCTGGGAGCCACCGCCACTCTGACGGCCACGGGCTGCAATGGCACCGTCAACTGGTACGACACCAATCATCAGCAGGGCGTCATCGTCGGCACTGGGCCGACATTCAGCTTCACGGCCAACGCCACGGCCACCTACTATGCCGAGTGCGTCCTCGATCAGTGCGCCAGCCTCACGACCGGGGCCGGGCAGGCCCGTGTCATCATCCGCTCGGTGCAGTCAGGTGCTTGGGATCAACCCGCCACCTGGAACTGCAACTGCATCCCCGAAGCCCTCGACCAGGTGGTGGTTATGCCCGGCCACAGCGTGACGCTCCCTACCAGCTACACCGCCCACGCCCGCGAACTGCGGCAGGAGGGGACGCTGCAAAACAGTGCTAACTCGGAGCTGCGGCTGAGTTATTGA